A stretch of Streptomyces vietnamensis DNA encodes these proteins:
- a CDS encoding DUF2252 domain-containing protein, translating to MTTASERAARGKAARKRVPRTLHGRWIPRSQRPDPLVILERESLDRLSDLVPLRYARMAVSPFAFLRGAAGVMAADLGAERHTGLTVQLCGDAHLLNFGVYASPERTLLFDVNDFDETLPGPFEWDVKRLAASVTVAALQNGSAKPKAHRAALVAVESYRTNMRRLAGMGELEVWYERISADDILRVVRGEDRARLAKRLAGARRRTSLQALAKLTERDEAGNRHIVDDPPLLERVTDVDRVTLGKIFSDYRSSLAEERRVLLDRYHFVDAARKVVGVGSVGTRCFVLLLEGRDDSDPLILQIKEAGRSALEQYLPPTAHPHQGRRVVSGQRLTQAASDIFLGWMTGPEQRHFYWRQLRDMKGSAEVETMSPATLRDYARLCGRALARAHARSGDRIAIAAYLGASDVFDRAVADFALAYAGQNADDYAALGAAIAAGTVTAAPGV from the coding sequence ATGACGACAGCGTCGGAGCGCGCCGCACGGGGCAAGGCGGCTCGCAAGAGAGTCCCCCGCACCCTTCACGGCCGCTGGATACCCAGGTCACAGCGCCCCGACCCGCTGGTGATCCTGGAGCGCGAGTCCCTGGACCGGCTGTCCGACCTCGTCCCCCTCAGATACGCCAGGATGGCGGTCTCCCCCTTCGCCTTCCTGCGCGGCGCCGCCGGCGTCATGGCCGCCGACCTCGGCGCCGAGCGTCACACCGGGCTCACCGTGCAGCTCTGCGGCGACGCCCATCTGCTCAACTTCGGGGTGTACGCCTCACCCGAACGGACGCTCCTCTTCGACGTGAACGACTTCGACGAGACCCTTCCCGGCCCCTTCGAGTGGGACGTGAAGAGGCTCGCCGCCAGCGTCACCGTCGCCGCCCTCCAGAACGGCAGTGCCAAGCCCAAGGCCCACCGCGCCGCGCTCGTCGCCGTCGAGTCGTACCGCACGAACATGCGCCGCCTCGCCGGCATGGGCGAACTCGAGGTCTGGTACGAGCGGATCTCCGCCGACGACATCCTTCGAGTGGTACGGGGCGAGGACCGCGCGCGCCTCGCCAAGCGGCTCGCCGGCGCCCGCCGCCGCACCAGCCTCCAGGCCCTCGCCAAGCTCACCGAGCGGGACGAGGCCGGCAACCGGCACATCGTCGACGACCCGCCGCTCCTCGAACGCGTCACGGACGTCGACCGGGTCACCCTCGGCAAGATCTTCAGCGACTACCGCAGCTCCCTCGCCGAGGAGCGCCGCGTCCTCCTCGACCGCTACCACTTCGTCGACGCCGCCCGGAAGGTCGTCGGCGTCGGCAGCGTCGGCACCCGCTGCTTCGTCCTCCTCCTCGAAGGGCGCGACGACAGCGACCCGCTCATCCTCCAGATCAAGGAGGCCGGCCGCTCCGCCCTGGAGCAGTACCTGCCGCCGACCGCCCACCCCCACCAGGGCCGCCGCGTCGTCTCCGGCCAGCGGCTCACCCAGGCCGCCAGCGACATCTTCCTCGGCTGGATGACCGGGCCCGAGCAGCGCCACTTCTACTGGCGGCAGTTGCGCGACATGAAGGGCTCCGCCGAGGTGGAGACCATGTCCCCGGCCACTCTGCGGGACTACGCGCGGCTCTGCGGCCGGGCCCTGGCCCGCGCCCACGCCCGCTCCGGCGACCGCATCGCCATCGCCGCCTATCTCGGAGCCTCGGACGTCTTCGACCGTGCCGTCGCCGACTTCGCCCTCGCCTACGCCGGGCAGAACGCCGACGACTACGCGGCCCTCGGCGCGGCCATCGCCGCCGGCACGGTGACGGCGGCCCCGGGCGTCTGA
- a CDS encoding GntR family transcriptional regulator — MAEPDSEAVADVPLYLRVAAALREDLAQRRISPGSRLPSERTLSQRYHVNRQTVRSALRLLRDERLVVTDRRGTFAADGTGPEPAAPALTARRPTFPGGPQAAEALVRASLTWEPAPTPLAPRLLLAPGEPTLVHRHTVLGPHGAALQRAVSWFSRPALDEIPQLSRYRRGRDCRQQPDLRLLYHWMHQAGLRITHRESVGVPPGPATTAAGGAARLLVHRVVSDQHGHALEITDIDFSAQSAAWTYEFSA, encoded by the coding sequence ATGGCCGAGCCCGATTCCGAGGCGGTGGCGGACGTACCGCTCTATCTCCGGGTCGCCGCCGCCCTGCGCGAGGACCTCGCCCAGCGGCGCATCTCCCCCGGCAGCCGGCTCCCGTCGGAGAGAACGCTCTCCCAGCGCTACCACGTCAACCGGCAGACCGTCCGCAGCGCGCTCCGGCTCCTCAGGGACGAACGGCTCGTGGTCACCGACCGGCGCGGCACCTTCGCCGCCGACGGGACCGGGCCCGAGCCGGCCGCGCCCGCACTCACGGCCCGCCGGCCGACGTTCCCCGGCGGACCGCAGGCGGCCGAGGCGCTCGTACGGGCCTCGCTCACCTGGGAACCGGCACCCACGCCGCTGGCGCCGCGGCTCCTGCTCGCCCCCGGCGAGCCGACGCTCGTCCACCGGCACACGGTGCTCGGGCCGCACGGGGCGGCGCTCCAGCGGGCGGTGTCGTGGTTCTCCCGGCCGGCCCTCGACGAGATCCCCCAGCTCTCCCGGTACCGGCGGGGCAGGGACTGCCGCCAACAGCCCGACCTGCGGCTCCTGTACCACTGGATGCACCAGGCGGGGCTGCGGATCACCCACCGCGAGTCGGTCGGCGTCCCGCCGGGACCGGCCACGACGGCGGCCGGCGGCGCGGCCCGGCTGCTCGTCCACCGGGTCGTCAGCGACCAGCACGGGCACGCCCTGGAGATCACGGACATCGACTTCTCGGCCCAGTCGGCCGCCTGGACCTACGAGTTCAGTGCTTGA
- a CDS encoding amino acid permease has translation MSRTEAPIEPMRMPPPSQDEEARLRELGYQPVLARRMDGFGNFAISFSVISVLSGCMTLYGFGMGTGGPSVMLWGWVGVGLFVLCVGLALAEVTSAYPTSGALYYMADRLGGRRWGWYTGWLNLLGLLGAIAGIDYGAALFTGAFLNLQWGFVPTPGSTFLVFLAILLLHAGLNLFGVRLVSVLNSVSVWWHLAGVAVIVGALAFVPDRHQSVDFVFTTFVNDTGWANPFYVAAIGLLLAQYTFSGYDASAHLSEETSNASVTAAKGIVRSIWVSWLAGFALLAGLTFAIQDYAGTQNSATGVPPAQIFLDALGSRGAAVLLLVVIVAQLFCGNAEVAAASRMVFAFSRDNALPGSALWRKVSGSTQTPVPAVWLAVVVAAVLALPSLYSATAYGAVTAINVIGITPAYAIPVYLRLRAGNRFVPGPWSLGRWSRPVGWIAVVWVAFVTVLFCLPQKSPVNVDTMNYAAVALAVVLVLASVWWYVARRSYGTPTAYGTAREEAEIAEGIV, from the coding sequence ATGTCCCGCACCGAAGCCCCGATCGAGCCGATGCGCATGCCACCGCCGTCCCAGGACGAGGAGGCGAGACTGAGAGAGCTCGGCTACCAGCCCGTCCTCGCCCGCCGCATGGACGGCTTCGGCAACTTCGCGATCAGCTTCTCGGTCATCTCCGTCCTCTCCGGCTGCATGACCCTCTACGGCTTCGGCATGGGCACCGGCGGCCCCTCCGTCATGCTGTGGGGCTGGGTCGGCGTCGGCCTCTTCGTCCTGTGCGTGGGCCTCGCCCTCGCCGAGGTCACCAGCGCCTACCCGACCTCCGGCGCCCTCTACTACATGGCCGACCGGCTCGGTGGGCGCCGCTGGGGCTGGTACACCGGCTGGCTGAACCTGCTCGGTCTGCTCGGCGCCATCGCCGGCATCGACTACGGCGCGGCCCTCTTCACCGGAGCCTTCCTCAACCTCCAGTGGGGCTTCGTGCCCACCCCGGGCTCCACCTTCCTCGTCTTCCTGGCGATCCTGCTGCTCCACGCCGGCCTCAACCTCTTCGGCGTCCGCCTCGTCAGCGTCCTCAACTCGGTCAGCGTCTGGTGGCACCTGGCCGGTGTCGCCGTCATCGTCGGCGCGCTCGCGTTCGTCCCCGACCGCCACCAGTCCGTCGACTTCGTCTTCACGACGTTCGTCAACGACACCGGCTGGGCCAACCCGTTCTACGTCGCCGCGATCGGCCTGCTCCTCGCCCAGTACACCTTCTCCGGCTACGACGCCTCGGCCCACCTCTCCGAGGAGACCTCGAACGCCTCCGTCACCGCCGCCAAGGGCATCGTCCGGTCCATCTGGGTCTCCTGGCTCGCCGGCTTCGCCCTCCTCGCCGGACTCACCTTCGCCATCCAGGACTACGCCGGCACGCAGAACAGCGCCACCGGCGTCCCGCCCGCCCAGATCTTCCTGGACGCGCTCGGCTCCCGCGGCGCCGCCGTCCTGCTCCTCGTGGTGATCGTCGCCCAGCTCTTCTGCGGCAACGCCGAGGTGGCCGCCGCGAGCCGCATGGTCTTCGCCTTCAGCCGCGACAACGCCCTGCCCGGCTCGGCGCTCTGGCGCAAGGTCAGCGGCAGCACCCAGACGCCCGTCCCCGCCGTCTGGCTCGCGGTCGTCGTGGCCGCGGTGCTCGCCCTCCCCTCGCTGTACTCGGCCACCGCCTACGGTGCCGTCACCGCGATCAACGTCATCGGCATCACGCCCGCGTACGCCATCCCGGTCTACCTGCGGCTGCGCGCCGGGAACCGCTTCGTGCCCGGCCCGTGGAGCCTCGGCCGCTGGAGCAGGCCGGTCGGCTGGATCGCCGTCGTCTGGGTGGCGTTCGTGACCGTCCTCTTCTGCCTGCCGCAGAAGTCCCCGGTGAACGTGGACACGATGAACTACGCGGCCGTCGCGCTCGCCGTCGTGCTCGTCCTCGCCAGCGTCTGGTGGTACGTCGCCCGCCGCTCGTACGGCACGCCGACCGCGTACGGGACCGCCCGCGAGGAGGCGGAGATCGCCGAGGGCATCGTCTGA
- a CDS encoding FGGY family carbohydrate kinase: MTGGAVLAVDQGTSGTKALVLCPERGVIGTGTAPVRPRHLPGGLVEVDPRELYDSVVAAGRAALAEADAHVVAVGLANQGETVLAWDPATGEPLTDALVWQDRRAASVCAGLDDRAEELRRLTGLPVDPYFAAPKMAWIRRHATGAGVVTTSDAWLVHRLTGAFVTDAATAGRTGLLDLDTVAWSETALDLYGLGGEALPRVVDCDTPIGTTTAFGPALPLTGLLVDQQAALLAQSADDPAAAKCTYGTGAFLLAQTGPEPRRTASGLVSCVAWRLGGRVTHCLDGQVYTVSSAVRWLTDLGVIAGAGELDAVGGSVPDAGGVTFVPAFAGLAAPWWRGDVRGSLTGLGLDTGPGHLVRALCEGIAAQVVELAAAAAADRGAPLTALRADGGLTRSALLMQTQADLLQLPVEVASLPDATALGVGAVARLGHQRGLTLREAVPEWKPSAVYEPRISAGEAAERLGRFRAEVTALVERSGGAGGTGAGADTGSGSDAVAGSGADAVAGSGSGAGGGAGLGAAVGGGAA, translated from the coding sequence ATGACGGGCGGAGCGGTACTCGCCGTCGACCAGGGCACGTCCGGTACGAAGGCCCTCGTCCTCTGCCCCGAGCGCGGCGTCATCGGCACCGGGACGGCCCCGGTCCGGCCCCGCCACCTCCCCGGCGGCCTGGTCGAGGTCGACCCGCGTGAGCTGTACGACTCCGTGGTCGCCGCCGGGCGCGCGGCGCTCGCCGAGGCGGACGCGCACGTCGTCGCCGTGGGCCTCGCCAACCAGGGCGAGACCGTGCTCGCCTGGGACCCCGCCACCGGCGAACCGCTCACCGACGCCCTCGTCTGGCAGGACCGCAGGGCGGCCTCCGTCTGCGCCGGCCTCGACGACCGTGCCGAGGAGCTGCGCCGTCTCACCGGCCTTCCGGTGGACCCGTACTTCGCGGCGCCGAAGATGGCCTGGATCCGCCGCCACGCCACCGGCGCGGGCGTCGTCACCACCAGCGACGCCTGGCTCGTCCACCGGCTCACCGGCGCGTTCGTCACGGACGCGGCGACCGCCGGACGGACCGGCCTCCTCGACCTCGACACGGTCGCCTGGTCGGAGACCGCCCTCGACCTGTACGGACTCGGCGGCGAGGCGCTCCCCCGGGTCGTGGACTGCGACACCCCGATCGGCACCACGACCGCGTTCGGCCCCGCCCTGCCGCTCACCGGGCTCCTGGTGGACCAGCAGGCGGCGCTGCTCGCCCAGAGCGCCGACGACCCCGCCGCCGCCAAGTGCACCTACGGCACGGGCGCCTTCCTCCTCGCGCAGACCGGCCCCGAGCCCCGGCGCACCGCCTCCGGCCTGGTGAGCTGCGTGGCCTGGCGGCTCGGCGGGCGCGTCACCCACTGCCTGGACGGCCAGGTGTACACGGTCTCCTCGGCCGTGCGCTGGCTCACCGACCTGGGCGTGATCGCCGGGGCCGGGGAGCTCGACGCGGTCGGCGGGAGCGTGCCGGACGCGGGCGGCGTCACCTTCGTCCCCGCGTTCGCCGGGCTCGCCGCGCCCTGGTGGCGGGGGGACGTACGCGGCTCGCTCACCGGACTCGGCCTGGACACCGGCCCCGGCCATCTGGTGCGCGCCCTGTGCGAGGGCATCGCCGCCCAGGTCGTGGAGCTCGCCGCGGCCGCCGCCGCGGACCGGGGCGCACCGCTGACCGCGCTGCGCGCCGACGGCGGCCTGACCCGGTCGGCCCTGCTCATGCAGACCCAGGCCGATCTGCTGCAACTTCCCGTCGAGGTCGCGTCGTTGCCCGATGCCACGGCGCTCGGCGTGGGCGCGGTCGCCCGGCTCGGACACCAGCGCGGGCTCACGCTCCGCGAGGCCGTACCGGAGTGGAAGCCCTCGGCGGTGTACGAGCCCCGGATCTCGGCCGGGGAGGCGGCGGAGCGCCTCGGGCGCTTCCGCGCGGAGGTGACGGCGCTGGTGGAGCGGTCGGGGGGCGCGGGCGGTACGGGCGCGGGCGCGGACACCGGATCGGGCTCGGACGCGGTTGCCGGGTCGGGGGCGGACGCGGTTGCCGGGTCGGGGTCCGGCGCGGGCGGCGGGGCCGGTCTCGGTGCCGCGGTCGGCGGCGGGGCCGCATGA
- a CDS encoding FAD-dependent oxidoreductase: protein MSVTRTGPLPTGEAAEYDVVVVGAGVVGSAIARALARHPLRIALVEAANDVGDGTSKANTAILHTGFDAAPGTLEARLVREGHRLLSAYAREAGIPVEPLGALLVAWDEEQRAALPRLAEKAERNGHRTTRLLSAPELAVHEPHLGPGALGALEVPGESVICPWTTTLAYATQAVRSGVDLHLNCRVEKARPGDPYHRLVTRRGVLRTRLLVNACGLHADAFDALVGREDFTVTPRRGQLLVFDKFARDLVRHILLPVPGPLGKGVLISPTVYGNVMLGPTAEDLDDKTATGTTAEGLAGLREQGGRILPALLDEEVTAVYAGLRAATGQEDYRIAAHPGLRYVTVGGIRSTGLTASLAIAEHVLGLLADCGLDPGPSRPLAPVRMPNLGEAFPRPYRDAELIARDPEFGMIVCHCERVTRGEIRAALGSTIPPGGLDGLRRRTRARGGRCQGNHCGAEVRALFEERPYEEGAR from the coding sequence ATGAGCGTCACACGGACCGGACCGCTCCCCACCGGTGAGGCCGCGGAGTACGACGTCGTGGTCGTCGGCGCGGGGGTCGTGGGTTCCGCGATCGCCCGCGCGCTGGCCCGTCACCCGCTGCGGATCGCGCTCGTGGAGGCGGCGAACGACGTCGGCGACGGCACCTCGAAGGCCAACACGGCCATCCTGCACACGGGTTTCGACGCCGCACCCGGCACGCTGGAGGCCCGGCTCGTGCGCGAGGGACACCGGCTGCTCAGCGCGTACGCGCGGGAGGCCGGCATTCCCGTGGAGCCGCTGGGCGCGCTGCTCGTCGCCTGGGACGAGGAGCAGCGGGCGGCGCTCCCCCGCCTCGCGGAGAAGGCGGAGCGCAACGGCCACCGCACCACCCGCCTCCTCTCGGCGCCCGAACTCGCCGTACACGAACCCCACTTGGGTCCGGGCGCCCTCGGCGCGCTCGAAGTGCCGGGCGAGTCGGTGATCTGCCCGTGGACGACCACCCTCGCGTACGCCACCCAGGCCGTCCGCTCCGGGGTCGACCTGCATCTGAACTGCCGGGTGGAGAAGGCGCGTCCGGGTGATCCGTACCACCGGCTCGTCACCCGGCGCGGGGTGCTGCGGACCCGCCTCCTCGTCAACGCCTGCGGTCTCCACGCCGACGCCTTCGACGCCCTGGTCGGCAGGGAGGACTTCACCGTCACCCCGCGCCGGGGCCAGCTGCTCGTCTTCGACAAGTTCGCCCGCGACCTGGTCCGGCACATCCTGCTGCCCGTGCCCGGACCGCTAGGCAAGGGCGTGCTCATCTCGCCGACGGTGTACGGGAACGTCATGCTCGGGCCCACCGCCGAGGACCTCGACGACAAGACCGCCACGGGCACGACGGCGGAGGGGCTCGCCGGGCTGCGCGAGCAGGGCGGCCGGATCCTCCCCGCGCTCCTCGACGAGGAGGTCACCGCCGTCTACGCGGGGCTGCGGGCCGCCACCGGACAGGAGGACTACCGGATCGCCGCCCACCCCGGGCTGCGGTACGTGACGGTGGGCGGGATCCGTTCCACCGGGCTCACCGCCTCCCTGGCCATCGCCGAGCACGTGCTCGGCCTCCTCGCGGACTGCGGCCTCGATCCGGGACCGTCCCGCCCGCTCGCCCCGGTCCGGATGCCGAACCTCGGCGAGGCCTTCCCCCGCCCGTACCGCGACGCCGAACTCATCGCCCGCGACCCGGAGTTCGGGATGATCGTCTGTCACTGCGAGCGGGTCACCCGGGGCGAGATCCGGGCCGCGCTCGGCTCGACGATCCCGCCCGGCGGCCTCGACGGGCTGCGGCGCAGGACGCGCGCACGGGGCGGCCGCTGCCAGGGGAACCACTGCGGCGCGGAGGTACGGGCCCTGTTCGAGGAGCGGCCGTACGAGGAGGGGGCCCGGTGA
- a CDS encoding FAD-dependent oxidoreductase, whose amino-acid sequence MIRTVDVLVVGAGPAGLAAAARLAAAGAGRVEVLEREAAAGGVPRHCVRPGFGADARGRALDGPAYARRAVRAALRAGAVVRTGVSVTGWAGPLTLDVTAPTGLERIRAGAVVLATGARERPRSARLVPGTRPAGVLTTGELQRTVARFGPHGESVGPHGKSVGRLGESVGRRAVVVGGDPVARGAVRTLRAAGVEVAAVVTGLPSAAVTSERVPVLTGTVVTELLGRGRLTGVAVRGGDGRAAVLRCDTVVFTGDWIPDHELVRARGLPLAPGTRGPVTDPGFRTAEPGVFAVGNLLRGVEPAPVAAAEGRAVADPVLERLGGRPWPAAGVPVTAVGPLRWVTPGLTGPEAAPLLVRPERRLVRPVLTVAQNGVPLRRERLGGTLVPWRSVRLGARWTSGVDLTAGPVTVDAQE is encoded by the coding sequence GTGATCCGTACGGTCGACGTCCTCGTCGTGGGCGCGGGACCCGCCGGGCTCGCCGCGGCCGCCCGGCTCGCGGCGGCGGGCGCGGGCCGCGTCGAGGTCCTGGAGCGGGAGGCCGCGGCGGGCGGAGTGCCGCGCCACTGCGTCCGGCCGGGGTTCGGCGCGGACGCCCGGGGGCGCGCCCTGGACGGCCCGGCGTACGCGCGGCGCGCGGTGCGGGCGGCCCTGCGGGCGGGGGCGGTCGTCCGTACCGGCGTCTCGGTCACCGGCTGGGCCGGGCCCCTCACCCTGGACGTCACCGCCCCGACCGGCCTCGAACGGATCCGGGCGGGCGCGGTGGTCCTCGCCACCGGGGCCCGCGAACGGCCCCGCAGCGCCCGGCTCGTGCCGGGCACGCGCCCGGCCGGGGTGCTGACCACGGGCGAGCTCCAGCGGACGGTCGCACGCTTCGGGCCGCACGGGGAGTCCGTCGGGCCGCACGGGAAGTCCGTCGGGCGGCTCGGGGAGTCCGTCGGGCGGCGGGCGGTGGTCGTCGGCGGCGACCCGGTGGCCCGCGGCGCGGTGCGCACGCTGCGCGCGGCCGGGGTGGAGGTGGCGGCCGTCGTCACCGGACTCCCCTCCGCCGCGGTGACGTCCGAGCGGGTCCCGGTCCTGACCGGGACGGTCGTGACGGAGCTGCTCGGACGCGGCCGGCTGACCGGGGTCGCGGTGCGGGGCGGGGACGGGCGGGCGGCCGTGCTGCGGTGCGACACGGTGGTCTTCACCGGCGACTGGATCCCGGACCACGAGCTCGTCCGCGCCCGCGGGCTGCCGCTCGCCCCGGGCACCCGGGGCCCCGTGACGGACCCCGGCTTCCGCACGGCCGAGCCCGGGGTCTTCGCCGTCGGCAACCTGCTGCGCGGGGTGGAGCCCGCGCCGGTGGCCGCCGCCGAGGGGCGGGCGGTGGCGGATCCGGTGCTCGAACGGCTCGGCGGCCGCCCCTGGCCGGCCGCCGGGGTGCCCGTGACGGCGGTGGGCCCGCTGCGGTGGGTGACACCGGGCCTGACCGGTCCGGAGGCGGCGCCCCTCCTGGTCCGGCCGGAGCGGCGGCTCGTGCGCCCGGTCCTGACCGTCGCCCAGAACGGCGTCCCGCTGCGGCGGGAGCGGCTGGGCGGGACGCTCGTCCCCTGGCGTTCGGTACGGCTCGGGGCACGGTGGACGAGCGGGGTGGACCTCACCGCCGGCCCGGTGACGGTCGACGCACAGGAATAG
- a CDS encoding NUDIX domain-containing protein — MPDKRSAGLLVFRRTTGGGVEVLIGHMGGPFWASREESAWSIPKGEYEPDEAPEAAAAREFLEELGLPAPDGEWFALGESRQRNGKLVTVWAVEGDLDPAEVVPGTFVMEWPPRSGIREEFPEIDRVGWFSPETAAPLLVSGQRVFLERLSEHLDGRA; from the coding sequence ATGCCGGACAAGCGCAGCGCGGGTCTTCTGGTCTTCCGCCGCACGACGGGCGGTGGCGTCGAGGTGCTCATCGGTCACATGGGCGGGCCCTTCTGGGCCTCCCGCGAGGAGTCGGCCTGGTCGATCCCCAAGGGGGAGTACGAACCGGACGAGGCCCCCGAGGCCGCGGCCGCCCGCGAGTTCCTGGAGGAGCTGGGGCTCCCGGCCCCCGACGGCGAGTGGTTCGCCCTCGGCGAGTCCCGCCAGCGGAACGGGAAGCTCGTCACCGTGTGGGCCGTCGAGGGCGACCTCGACCCGGCCGAGGTCGTCCCGGGCACCTTCGTCATGGAGTGGCCGCCCCGGTCCGGGATCCGGGAGGAGTTCCCGGAGATCGACCGGGTGGGCTGGTTCTCCCCGGAGACCGCTGCTCCCCTGCTCGTCTCCGGGCAGCGGGTCTTCCTGGAACGGCTGTCGGAACACCTCGACGGGCGGGCCTGA
- a CDS encoding cytochrome P450 family protein, whose amino-acid sequence MDPAGGCPHADNARLLAEGAVAPVILPGEIEGMAVLGHDALRDFLSHPDVAKGPQHFTALAEGRIPEGWPLLTFATVPGMITADGADHRRLRTLVSSAFTARRVEELRPRVETVTAGLLDGLAEAARAGDGVADLRRHYALPLPLGVICELLGVDPAHQDRLHHLSSLVVATDTEPARAVAANRDLVELLASIAADKAAAPGDDLTSALIAARDEGGDRLSQPELIGTLLLMIVAGHETTLNLVTNAVRALCAHRDQLALVIEGRADWADVVEETLRWDSPVSYFPFRYPTRDLTVDGTVIPQGTPVLAGYSAAGRDTKAHGPDADRFDITRTATAKHLSLGHGPHYCLGAPLARMEAAIALESLFTRFPDLDLAVPEAELTRHSGFVGNSVRALPVRPGV is encoded by the coding sequence ATGGACCCGGCGGGCGGCTGCCCGCACGCGGACAACGCCCGGCTGCTCGCCGAGGGCGCCGTGGCCCCGGTGATCCTGCCCGGCGAGATCGAGGGCATGGCGGTGCTCGGCCACGACGCGCTGCGCGACTTCCTCTCCCACCCCGACGTCGCCAAGGGGCCCCAGCACTTCACCGCGCTCGCCGAGGGCCGCATACCCGAGGGCTGGCCGCTGCTGACCTTCGCCACCGTCCCCGGCATGATCACCGCCGACGGGGCCGACCACCGCAGGCTGCGCACCCTCGTCAGCAGCGCCTTCACCGCCCGCCGGGTCGAGGAGCTCCGCCCGCGCGTCGAGACGGTCACCGCCGGACTCCTCGACGGCCTCGCGGAGGCTGCCCGCGCCGGCGACGGCGTCGCCGATCTGCGCCGCCACTACGCGCTTCCGCTGCCGCTCGGCGTGATCTGCGAACTCCTCGGCGTCGACCCGGCCCACCAGGACCGGCTGCACCACCTGTCCAGCCTGGTCGTCGCCACCGACACCGAGCCCGCCCGGGCCGTCGCCGCCAACCGGGACCTCGTCGAGCTGCTCGCCTCCATCGCCGCCGACAAGGCCGCCGCCCCTGGAGACGACCTCACCAGCGCCCTCATCGCGGCCCGGGACGAGGGCGGCGACCGGCTCAGCCAGCCCGAGCTGATCGGCACCCTGCTCCTGATGATCGTCGCGGGCCACGAGACCACCCTGAACCTCGTCACCAACGCCGTCCGGGCGCTCTGCGCCCACCGCGACCAGCTGGCCCTGGTCATCGAGGGCCGCGCCGACTGGGCCGACGTGGTGGAGGAGACCCTCCGCTGGGACAGTCCGGTCAGCTACTTCCCGTTCCGCTACCCCACCCGCGACCTCACCGTCGACGGCACGGTCATCCCGCAGGGCACCCCCGTCCTCGCCGGATACTCGGCGGCGGGCCGCGACACGAAGGCCCACGGCCCGGACGCCGACCGCTTCGACATCACCCGCACCGCGACGGCGAAGCACCTCTCGCTCGGCCACGGCCCCCACTACTGCCTGGGCGCCCCGCTCGCCCGGATGGAGGCCGCGATCGCCCTGGAGTCGCTCTTCACCCGCTTCCCCGACCTGGACCTGGCGGTCCCGGAGGCGGAGCTGACCCGCCACTCCGGCTTCGTCGGCAACAGCGTCCGGGCCCTCCCGGTCCGCCCGGGCGTCTGA